One window of Robiginitalea biformata HTCC2501 genomic DNA carries:
- a CDS encoding O-antigen ligase family protein produces the protein MNYVRWAILALLLLQLPGFFLFNIGPSLGSLSSYLTSGLLLVYFFFAQPKHRLFIPFIVLGILFFTFSTFNFSSEDETEFIKSFLRFMIVVACGNEVVQRTNNRDLLVVLIVGGLSIIIHGVVFPDAYTEFSTVTGRASGFYLNPNYAGTVALVGYSLSLASSSKRLRWTGMLIFSLAGLLTLSRTFIVIWVIINLIASVRSRKNLLGFAVGGAMVILILTVSTFLELNTERFSALESLFSNNVQTETITKDTRMDTWAKYTPKVWEAPIFGNGYNKLRGKQYGGSGIHNTYLMVWGESGILPFLFLMGLYFYLVLGCLKYFDTNPEYLYVIIVIALAMLASHGYFESFFMVFISMFVYARIRDLKKQELQPPPEATAST, from the coding sequence ATGAATTACGTTCGATGGGCCATACTTGCACTACTACTCCTGCAACTTCCGGGTTTCTTCCTTTTTAACATTGGTCCAAGTCTTGGTTCATTGTCCAGTTACCTGACATCGGGATTGTTATTGGTTTACTTCTTCTTTGCGCAACCAAAACACCGGTTATTTATCCCGTTTATAGTGCTCGGAATTCTGTTTTTTACTTTCAGCACCTTTAATTTTTCCTCAGAGGACGAAACGGAATTCATCAAAAGTTTCCTGCGTTTTATGATAGTGGTCGCATGCGGAAACGAAGTGGTGCAACGAACCAATAACCGGGATTTACTGGTAGTTCTTATTGTGGGCGGCTTGAGCATTATAATTCACGGGGTTGTTTTTCCGGATGCCTATACGGAATTCAGCACGGTTACAGGACGTGCCAGTGGCTTTTATCTGAATCCGAACTATGCAGGCACCGTGGCCCTGGTGGGTTACAGTTTAAGCCTGGCATCCTCGTCAAAACGCCTTCGTTGGACAGGCATGCTGATTTTCAGTTTGGCCGGCTTGCTTACCCTTTCCAGGACATTTATCGTAATCTGGGTCATAATCAATCTGATTGCCTCTGTCCGCAGCAGAAAGAATCTCCTTGGGTTTGCTGTGGGTGGCGCGATGGTCATCCTGATTTTAACCGTTTCCACCTTCCTGGAATTGAACACCGAGAGGTTTTCGGCACTGGAAAGTCTTTTCTCCAATAATGTCCAGACGGAAACAATTACCAAAGATACCCGGATGGATACCTGGGCCAAGTACACGCCTAAAGTATGGGAAGCACCTATTTTTGGCAACGGGTACAACAAATTGCGCGGTAAGCAGTACGGCGGCTCCGGCATCCATAATACGTATTTGATGGTCTGGGGTGAATCCGGCATATTGCCCTTTTTATTTTTAATGGGTTTATATTTCTATTTGGTCCTCGGCTGCCTCAAATATTTCGATACAAACCCGGAGTATCTCTATGTAATTATTGTTATTGCACTTGCAATGCTCGCCAGTCATGGATACTTTGAATCCTTCTTTATGGTATTTATATCCATGTTCGTCTATGCCCGAATCAGAGACTTAAAAAAACAGGAATTACAACCCCCACCGGAGGCCACTGCATCGACCTGA
- the murJ gene encoding murein biosynthesis integral membrane protein MurJ, giving the protein MKISSVISAAVARLRRKGVARNILIVFLVTLFVKGLGFFKETFVAANFGLSEVLDTFFIAFILPGFIQNVFVSSFNQVFIPNYVAEQHGENNTASFKSAVFLVTFSISLFLVLVSFIFADFYIEEFFPGHDAEYYALVKSQLYFLLPCILFWGLSSLIHGLLNIKDEYLLSSTSGVILPVTIILTLYFGKEVFGPNVLAIGTLFGAVLSFSYLLSVGLKKGVLALSTPNFRSENIRVMLRQVPVKMTSSFLTGMHNVIDSYFAAKLVIGSVSALNYGNKIPAFAIGILVIAISNVLLPYFSKAVVVNRKKSFETLFRLLKTVFIVSAIVAVLGIITSDFFVSLFFERGKFSSSDAEIVSLIQKIILIYVPFKTSGMLIVNFLTSINKNNVMALVAFISVVLNAILDYVLIDSYGVYGIAMASTAVIVLRNILMFSYTWNQYRLFKLKH; this is encoded by the coding sequence ATGAAAATCTCTTCCGTCATATCCGCAGCCGTTGCACGATTGAGAAGAAAAGGCGTAGCCCGTAATATTCTTATTGTATTTCTTGTCACGCTGTTCGTCAAGGGGCTGGGATTCTTCAAGGAAACCTTCGTCGCAGCCAATTTTGGGCTTTCAGAGGTACTCGATACTTTTTTCATCGCCTTTATATTGCCAGGTTTCATACAAAACGTATTCGTCAGTTCCTTTAATCAGGTCTTTATCCCGAATTACGTAGCGGAACAACACGGGGAGAACAACACTGCGTCATTTAAAAGTGCCGTTTTTCTTGTCACATTCTCGATATCCCTGTTTCTGGTACTCGTTTCCTTTATTTTTGCCGATTTCTATATCGAAGAGTTTTTTCCCGGTCACGATGCCGAGTATTACGCCCTGGTAAAATCACAACTTTACTTTTTGCTTCCCTGCATTCTTTTTTGGGGGCTTTCTTCCCTGATTCACGGTTTGCTGAATATAAAAGACGAATATCTCCTGTCATCGACCAGCGGAGTGATCCTACCTGTTACAATTATCCTGACCTTATATTTTGGAAAGGAAGTTTTCGGCCCGAACGTTTTGGCTATCGGCACGCTGTTCGGAGCCGTGTTGTCTTTCTCCTATTTACTCTCGGTAGGTTTAAAAAAAGGGGTGCTAGCCTTATCTACACCCAATTTTCGGAGCGAAAACATCCGAGTTATGCTTCGGCAGGTACCGGTAAAGATGACCTCAAGCTTTTTAACGGGCATGCACAATGTTATCGATTCTTATTTTGCCGCCAAACTGGTTATCGGGTCGGTTTCGGCATTGAATTACGGAAATAAAATACCGGCATTTGCTATTGGCATTTTAGTTATTGCCATATCCAATGTCCTGCTCCCCTACTTCTCAAAAGCAGTTGTTGTCAACCGGAAAAAATCATTCGAAACGCTGTTCCGGCTGCTTAAAACGGTTTTTATCGTAAGTGCCATCGTTGCTGTTTTGGGGATCATTACCAGCGATTTCTTTGTGTCATTGTTCTTTGAAAGGGGCAAGTTCTCGAGTAGCGATGCGGAAATTGTATCGTTAATCCAAAAAATAATATTGATTTACGTACCGTTTAAAACTAGTGGAATGCTGATTGTGAACTTTCTCACCAGCATCAACAAGAACAATGTAATGGCCCTGGTAGCATTTATCAGCGTGGTATTGAATGCGATCCTCGATTATGTCCTGATAGACAGCTATGGAGTATATGGAATTGCGATGGCTTCGACCGCTGTAATTGTACTGAGAAATATTTTGATGTTTTCCTACACCTGGAATCAATACAGGTTGTTTAAATTAAAGCACTAG
- a CDS encoding sugar transferase yields the protein MTYRRIKHFLDFLTALIAVLLLSPLLVIITLILAISNQGQPFFFQQRPGKDERLFKIIKFKTMNDKKDADGNLLPDVQRITRVGKFIRKASLDELLQLINVIKGDMSIVGPRPLLVKYLPLYNEEQAKRHRVRPGITGWAQVNGRNAISWEQKFALDVWYVNHISLATDLKILLLTVKKVFRQEGISASESNTMPTFTGSPPGTEA from the coding sequence ATGACCTACCGACGAATTAAGCATTTCCTGGATTTTCTCACTGCCCTGATCGCCGTTTTGCTATTAAGCCCCCTGCTGGTAATCATCACGCTGATCCTGGCAATCAGCAACCAGGGGCAGCCATTTTTCTTCCAGCAACGCCCGGGCAAGGACGAACGCCTTTTTAAGATCATCAAATTCAAGACGATGAACGACAAAAAAGACGCGGACGGCAATTTGCTGCCCGACGTGCAGCGCATTACCCGGGTCGGCAAATTCATCCGCAAGGCCTCCCTGGACGAGCTGCTGCAGCTGATCAACGTAATCAAAGGGGATATGTCCATCGTCGGGCCCCGCCCGCTGCTAGTCAAATACCTCCCCCTGTACAACGAGGAACAGGCCAAGCGCCACCGGGTACGCCCCGGGATCACCGGGTGGGCGCAGGTCAACGGGCGCAACGCCATCAGTTGGGAGCAGAAGTTTGCCCTGGACGTATGGTATGTGAACCATATCAGCCTGGCCACCGACCTGAAAATCCTGTTGCTGACTGTAAAAAAAGTCTTCCGGCAGGAAGGTATTTCCGCCAGTGAAAGCAATACGATGCCAACATTTACAGGCAGCCCGCCGGGAACGGAAGCCTGA
- a CDS encoding SDR family NAD(P)-dependent oxidoreductase, whose protein sequence is MKTVMILGGAKGVGREILSACLEKGYNVSFCGRDAREGKEIIQASGKADRLYFHPIDLNSIREIENFHRETLRRFTKVDALVVYAGITPVASLTDTDEEVFDSVFNVNLKAPYFLLKHVVKSMMEQNSGSIIFFGSAHMDYGEMDRTAYALTKSSLYTLSTHISHHYARHGIRSNYVVMGWTDTEGELKLRASEGKSESELKREASAAIPMGRMLSKQDPVPAVMYLISEESCMTTGSLIRITGGEYI, encoded by the coding sequence ATGAAAACTGTTATGATACTCGGCGGCGCCAAAGGCGTCGGCAGGGAAATTCTGAGTGCTTGCCTCGAGAAAGGGTACAATGTATCTTTTTGTGGCCGGGATGCCCGGGAGGGGAAGGAAATCATCCAGGCGTCCGGGAAGGCAGACCGGCTCTACTTCCACCCCATCGACCTGAACAGTATCAGGGAAATTGAAAATTTCCACCGGGAGACCCTCCGTCGGTTCACCAAGGTGGACGCCCTGGTGGTCTATGCCGGGATTACCCCGGTTGCCTCACTGACCGATACGGATGAGGAAGTGTTCGACAGCGTTTTTAACGTCAACCTCAAAGCCCCGTATTTCCTGTTAAAACACGTTGTGAAATCGATGATGGAACAAAATTCGGGCTCCATCATCTTCTTTGGGTCCGCCCACATGGATTACGGGGAAATGGATCGGACCGCCTATGCGCTAACCAAGAGTTCGCTCTACACGCTGTCTACCCACATTTCCCACCATTACGCCCGGCATGGAATCCGGTCTAATTACGTGGTGATGGGTTGGACGGATACGGAAGGGGAACTGAAATTGCGGGCCAGCGAAGGTAAAAGCGAAAGCGAATTGAAACGGGAGGCCTCAGCCGCTATTCCGATGGGCCGGATGCTCAGCAAGCAGGACCCGGTCCCGGCTGTTATGTACCTGATTTCGGAGGAATCCTGTATGACTACGGGGTCGCTGATCCGGATTACCGGCGGGGAATATATTTAA
- a CDS encoding glycosyltransferase family 4 protein, protein MRQLSGKRKIAFVIHNLGSGGAERVVTLLANHLVQSYHVTIITHKKRQPFYELHKEICVIHCFNDTLRSQNALESIRNNWRLYKRVNTLIRENRIELCIGFMTTSNVLSVLASRSNGIPVVISERNNPEEEKNKLSHLWRFLKKYTYRKADKLVVQNNRIKSLYINDIDNKKLQIIPNPINPGLRPDPNVEMSNIILNVGRLERQKAQDTLIKAFANLNPSGWELHIIGDGRQRSYLEALIDQLHMNDKVRLLGKKKNIQPYYAKARIFVLSSLYEGFPNVLLEAMQMGKACISTDCPTGPSDIISHGDDGILVPVGNTAELEAALRDLIENPAKERQLGEKAKDATRPYQIENIAAVWEELIAELLK, encoded by the coding sequence ATGCGTCAATTGTCCGGTAAAAGAAAAATTGCTTTTGTCATTCACAACCTGGGGTCTGGTGGCGCTGAAAGAGTGGTCACACTTTTAGCCAACCATTTAGTTCAGTCCTACCATGTCACCATTATCACACATAAAAAACGGCAACCCTTTTACGAGTTGCACAAAGAAATATGTGTCATCCATTGTTTTAACGATACGCTCAGAAGTCAGAATGCATTGGAGAGTATCCGGAACAATTGGCGCCTGTACAAAAGGGTCAATACGCTGATCCGGGAAAACCGGATTGAACTTTGTATCGGCTTTATGACCACCTCCAACGTCCTTTCGGTGCTGGCATCCCGGAGCAATGGTATCCCCGTCGTAATCAGTGAAAGGAACAATCCCGAGGAAGAAAAAAACAAGTTGTCCCATTTATGGAGATTTCTGAAGAAATACACCTATCGGAAAGCGGATAAACTTGTAGTTCAGAATAATCGCATTAAATCATTGTATATCAATGATATTGACAACAAAAAGCTGCAGATCATTCCGAATCCGATAAACCCGGGACTCAGGCCGGACCCCAATGTCGAAATGTCAAACATCATCCTCAACGTGGGGAGGTTGGAGCGTCAAAAGGCACAGGATACACTGATCAAGGCCTTTGCCAATCTGAATCCATCGGGCTGGGAATTGCATATAATCGGTGACGGCAGGCAAAGGTCCTATTTGGAAGCGTTGATCGACCAGCTCCATATGAACGACAAGGTCCGGTTATTGGGAAAAAAGAAAAATATCCAGCCATACTATGCGAAAGCCAGGATTTTTGTACTGAGTTCTTTATACGAAGGGTTTCCGAATGTATTGCTTGAAGCCATGCAAATGGGCAAGGCTTGTATCTCCACGGATTGTCCGACGGGGCCTTCGGATATTATATCCCATGGGGATGACGGCATACTGGTCCCCGTTGGGAATACAGCAGAACTCGAAGCGGCCCTGAGGGACCTCATAGAAAATCCTGCAAAGGAACGCCAGCTCGGTGAAAAGGCAAAGGACGCAACGAGGCCCTATCAAATCGAAAACATCGCCGCCGTTTGGGAAGAGTTAATAGCTGAATTGCTTAAATAG
- a CDS encoding glycosyltransferase produces the protein MRILQLINGMSTAGAEILLVETSKRYLERGHQVDVCLLSSYDAPLLRELRATEGIEILSLGEKQNIYSPVCVLKLARCLKGTKYDIIHVHLFPSFYWAALAKYAFRGSKLIYTEHNTNNRRMGNALYRWVDNRIYPRYDCHIAISDTVRERLDAHINTRRNKVVTIYNGIDLDAIRSAEPLKKTEIGLPENAKMLLQVSAFRPQKNQETLIRALVHLDPEFHVVFAGMGELIDFNKELAASLGLSDRVHFLGIRPDVPRLLKTADIVVLSSHYEGLSLSSVEALASGKPFVATDAPGLSEVVGGAGILVPDNDPDALAAEIRKLDEDPQHYDAVKKRCQQRAEKYDINTMVDRYLDLYRQVLGN, from the coding sequence ATGAGGATCCTGCAACTCATCAACGGAATGTCCACCGCCGGTGCGGAGATTCTGCTGGTTGAAACCTCGAAACGCTACCTGGAACGCGGCCACCAGGTGGATGTCTGCCTGTTGTCCTCCTACGACGCCCCCCTGCTCCGGGAGTTGCGGGCTACGGAGGGTATCGAAATCCTGAGCCTGGGGGAGAAACAAAATATCTACAGCCCGGTTTGTGTTTTAAAACTGGCCAGATGCCTGAAGGGAACGAAATACGACATCATCCACGTCCACCTGTTCCCCTCCTTTTACTGGGCTGCGCTGGCTAAATACGCCTTTCGCGGGTCCAAACTCATCTATACGGAGCACAACACGAACAACCGGCGTATGGGGAATGCCCTCTATCGGTGGGTCGACAACCGCATCTACCCCCGTTACGACTGCCATATCGCCATATCCGACACGGTACGCGAGCGGCTCGATGCCCATATCAACACGCGCCGCAACAAGGTGGTGACCATCTACAACGGCATCGACCTGGATGCGATTCGCAGTGCCGAACCGCTCAAAAAAACGGAAATCGGATTGCCGGAGAACGCAAAGATGCTCCTGCAGGTCTCCGCCTTTCGCCCGCAAAAAAATCAGGAAACCCTGATCCGCGCCCTGGTGCACCTGGACCCGGAATTCCATGTGGTTTTTGCCGGAATGGGGGAACTCATCGATTTCAACAAAGAACTCGCCGCCTCCCTGGGCCTCTCGGACCGGGTACATTTCCTCGGGATCCGTCCCGATGTCCCCCGGTTGTTGAAAACGGCGGATATCGTGGTGCTTTCCTCCCATTACGAAGGCCTTTCCCTCTCGAGCGTCGAGGCGCTGGCCAGCGGCAAGCCATTTGTGGCGACGGACGCCCCGGGGCTTTCTGAGGTAGTTGGGGGTGCGGGGATCCTGGTGCCTGACAATGACCCGGACGCCCTGGCCGCCGAGATCCGCAAGTTGGACGAAGACCCGCAACACTACGATGCGGTGAAAAAACGCTGTCAGCAGCGGGCCGAGAAATACGACATCAATACAATGGTAGACAGATATTTAGATCTCTACCGGCAAGTCCTGGGGAATTGA
- a CDS encoding ATP-grasp fold amidoligase family protein, protein MLNILRRIYHFYVRTFVSDTAYIKRKFRKKMGYELNLQHPRTLNEKINWLKLHDRTPLHSQCSDKYAVRDYVKGKIGENYLVPLYFSTEDAADINERNIDKFPCIIKTNHDSSGGVFLREKEGVDWQEIQAKMAKRMHRNYYTNSREWQYKNIKPRIIVEQLLLDDEGKIPADIKVHVFHGKPEMIQMDEGRGTDGHFRNWYSPSWDLLPMRWSSVLKNGRLTDPKNVPVDKPRSLDKILELSRQLAEPFLYARIDWYEVGNRIYFGEITFHHDGGYRPILPKEWDYKLGEKLDLQHQK, encoded by the coding sequence ATGTTGAATATCCTAAGGCGTATTTATCACTTTTATGTGCGGACATTTGTCAGTGACACGGCATATATAAAAAGAAAATTCAGGAAGAAAATGGGGTATGAACTGAACCTGCAGCATCCCAGGACCCTGAATGAGAAAATCAATTGGTTAAAACTTCACGATAGGACGCCACTACATTCGCAATGCTCGGACAAATATGCGGTCAGGGATTATGTCAAAGGCAAAATAGGCGAAAATTACCTCGTACCGCTCTATTTTTCAACCGAGGACGCAGCGGATATCAACGAGCGCAACATCGATAAGTTCCCTTGTATCATCAAAACAAATCACGACAGTTCCGGCGGTGTATTCCTGAGGGAAAAAGAAGGGGTTGACTGGCAGGAAATACAGGCTAAAATGGCTAAGCGGATGCATCGGAATTACTATACGAATTCTCGTGAATGGCAGTATAAAAACATCAAGCCCCGGATCATTGTGGAGCAACTGCTCCTTGACGATGAAGGCAAGATACCCGCAGATATCAAGGTCCATGTATTTCATGGGAAACCGGAAATGATTCAAATGGATGAAGGACGGGGCACGGACGGCCACTTCAGAAACTGGTATTCTCCATCCTGGGATTTATTACCCATGCGCTGGAGCTCCGTTTTAAAAAATGGCCGGTTAACGGACCCGAAAAATGTCCCGGTAGACAAACCCCGATCTCTGGACAAAATCCTGGAGCTCTCCCGACAGCTGGCCGAACCATTTCTTTATGCTCGAATTGATTGGTACGAGGTGGGCAATCGAATATATTTTGGGGAAATTACGTTCCATCACGATGGAGGCTACCGACCCATTCTACCTAAGGAATGGGATTATAAGCTGGGCGAAAAACTGGATCTGCAGCACCAAAAGTGA
- a CDS encoding glycosyltransferase family 4 protein, translating into MPDKPKLFRVATIPASIAFLLRGQLGYMSGDYDVVAVASSHPEGALEKAAETQGVRGYTLQLTRKITPATDIRAVYKLYRILRKEKPLFVHTHTPKAGLVGMLAAYLARVPFRMHDIAGLPLVVETGLKRALLIWIERLTYRLATHVYPNSHNLKSLALELRLAPDRKMSVLGKGSSNGVDTEAFSQDRISPETRNEIYREIGFKPSHLIFIFIGRLVRDKGINELVAAFTGLCKTHPDIRLLMIGHYESELDPLKPETHQAIDTHPQIMYVGPKKDVRPYLAISDALVFPTYREGFPNVPMEAGSMGLPAIVTDINGCNEIIEHEVNGLIIPPQQLEPLRDAMERFILEPDLLASLAQKARPMIAGRYEQESVWKLILEEYRRLEQSHKTA; encoded by the coding sequence ATGCCGGATAAACCAAAACTGTTCCGAGTTGCCACCATCCCCGCATCCATAGCCTTTCTGCTGCGCGGCCAGCTGGGCTATATGTCCGGGGACTACGATGTGGTGGCGGTGGCGTCCTCCCACCCGGAGGGTGCCCTGGAAAAAGCTGCCGAAACCCAGGGGGTACGCGGCTATACCCTGCAATTGACGCGGAAGATCACCCCGGCGACGGATATTCGGGCCGTCTACAAGCTATACCGCATCCTGCGAAAGGAAAAACCGCTGTTTGTGCATACCCATACGCCCAAAGCCGGGCTCGTGGGCATGCTCGCGGCCTATCTGGCCCGCGTGCCCTTCCGGATGCACGACATCGCCGGACTCCCGCTGGTGGTGGAAACCGGGTTGAAACGCGCCCTGCTGATCTGGATTGAGCGGCTCACTTATCGGCTCGCCACACACGTATACCCAAATTCGCACAACCTGAAGTCCCTCGCCCTGGAGTTGCGGCTTGCACCGGACCGGAAAATGTCCGTATTGGGCAAGGGAAGCTCCAACGGAGTGGATACCGAGGCTTTCTCCCAGGATCGCATAAGCCCCGAAACCCGAAACGAGATCTATCGGGAAATCGGGTTTAAACCATCGCACCTGATATTTATCTTTATCGGTAGGTTGGTCCGGGATAAGGGCATCAATGAACTGGTGGCCGCATTTACCGGGCTCTGCAAAACACACCCGGACATCAGGCTCCTGATGATCGGCCATTACGAATCCGAATTGGACCCGCTAAAGCCCGAGACGCACCAGGCCATAGATACGCACCCGCAAATCATGTATGTTGGCCCGAAAAAGGACGTGCGTCCGTACCTGGCTATATCAGATGCCCTGGTATTCCCGACCTACCGGGAGGGATTCCCGAATGTCCCGATGGAGGCCGGGTCCATGGGCTTGCCCGCAATTGTCACCGACATCAACGGATGCAACGAAATCATTGAGCACGAGGTAAACGGCCTGATCATCCCGCCCCAGCAGCTGGAACCCCTCAGGGATGCCATGGAGCGCTTTATCCTCGAGCCCGATCTGCTGGCCAGTCTCGCGCAAAAGGCGCGTCCCATGATCGCGGGCCGGTACGAACAGGAGTCCGTTTGGAAGCTGATCCTCGAAGAGTACCGTCGCCTGGAACAAAGTCATAAAACCGCCTAG
- a CDS encoding sulfotransferase yields the protein MASHIENFKELERPIIFIGNPRSGTTIISEIVMRHKDIGYPSQYQNAFPRSTTVNYLRRVFDNKYWRIFGQKKQLNKVNPFNRFVFRTGENYTMWKAIVGPGIDFDRDFLHDKREQPEYVRKIRKFFSKIVRNQGKKRLAFKITGPSRLEYLNSIFPDAQYVRIHRKAIPTVSSLMKIDFWPDRGEKRLWWTGPYTQEELEWAEKHKDDPIALTAFQIKKVSDVTDEEVSKLNVDVLDVQYIDFVKNPEQVIKQILDHTNLSYDDACFDYMKRNKIFNRNKKDEDYFPTKDLETIRQIYPA from the coding sequence ATGGCAAGTCATATCGAAAACTTTAAGGAACTCGAAAGGCCCATTATATTTATCGGGAATCCGCGGTCCGGGACCACGATTATCTCTGAAATTGTCATGCGGCATAAAGATATTGGCTATCCTTCCCAATATCAGAATGCCTTCCCAAGGAGTACGACCGTAAATTACCTGAGAAGGGTATTCGACAACAAATACTGGAGGATTTTTGGCCAGAAGAAACAATTGAACAAAGTAAACCCCTTTAACCGCTTCGTCTTTCGCACAGGGGAAAATTATACCATGTGGAAAGCGATTGTGGGCCCGGGTATCGATTTTGACCGGGACTTTTTGCACGATAAACGGGAGCAGCCCGAATACGTCCGGAAAATCCGGAAGTTCTTCAGCAAAATTGTACGGAACCAGGGGAAGAAAAGGCTGGCTTTTAAGATTACCGGACCCTCGCGCCTGGAATACCTGAACAGCATCTTTCCCGATGCGCAATATGTCCGGATTCACCGGAAGGCGATCCCTACCGTCAGCTCCCTGATGAAGATCGATTTCTGGCCGGATCGGGGCGAGAAACGCCTTTGGTGGACCGGCCCCTATACACAGGAGGAGCTAGAATGGGCGGAAAAGCACAAAGACGACCCCATTGCGCTGACCGCATTCCAGATCAAGAAAGTGAGCGATGTCACGGATGAGGAGGTCAGCAAGCTGAATGTAGACGTGCTGGATGTACAGTACATCGATTTTGTCAAGAATCCGGAGCAGGTCATCAAACAGATCCTGGACCACACGAACCTGTCGTATGACGATGCCTGTTTTGATTACATGAAACGCAACAAAATATTCAACCGCAATAAGAAGGACGAGGATTACTTCCCGACCAAGGACCTGGAAACCATTCGCCAGATTTACCCGGCCTGA
- a CDS encoding glycosyltransferase family 2 protein codes for MDTAQISVIVPIYRIEAYLPQCVESLLNQSFENFELILVDDGSPDGCPEICDAYAEKDPRVRVIHKENGGLVSARKEGLKNARGKYIAFVDGDDWVDNYYLDILYKLAEANDSDLVVTGHFREFNGKIETIKPKTAGIYNQRELQEEILPNAIYNGQFCEHGISTYVWNKLFRRELLGQVLFDVPDEIIMGEDAAITYSYLAICKRLTVSKIPLYYYRQRHDSIVKSIENPQMEYYRLGLLMHYLKTKLQPVLDEQNLSEQIRYYLYSQILVRSGGLIYDRDDKLIFNPFVGVTPGSKVIVYSSGSFGQHVLTTNKRNRFFNIVRWIDIDYHELHVDEIYVSPISAFENDAFDHLIIATINPSNYRAIKRELSLMGVDEKRIVRINTDEEEVSGLLAELGFDKDFKFRGN; via the coding sequence TTGGACACAGCCCAGATAAGCGTTATCGTACCCATTTACAGGATTGAGGCCTATTTGCCTCAGTGCGTCGAGAGTCTTTTAAATCAATCGTTCGAGAATTTTGAATTGATCCTGGTGGACGACGGCAGCCCGGACGGATGCCCGGAAATTTGCGATGCCTACGCCGAAAAAGACCCCCGGGTCCGGGTGATCCACAAGGAAAACGGCGGCCTGGTGAGTGCGCGGAAGGAAGGCCTTAAGAATGCCCGGGGCAAGTACATCGCCTTTGTGGACGGAGACGACTGGGTGGACAACTATTACCTGGATATCCTCTACAAACTGGCCGAGGCAAACGATTCCGACCTGGTGGTGACCGGGCATTTCCGGGAATTCAACGGGAAAATCGAAACAATCAAACCCAAAACCGCCGGGATCTACAACCAGCGGGAACTGCAGGAGGAGATTTTGCCCAACGCCATCTACAACGGGCAATTTTGCGAGCACGGCATTTCCACCTACGTGTGGAACAAACTCTTCAGGCGGGAGTTGCTGGGCCAGGTCCTCTTTGATGTACCCGACGAGATCATCATGGGCGAGGACGCCGCCATCACCTATTCCTACCTGGCAATCTGCAAGCGGTTGACCGTTAGCAAAATACCCCTGTATTACTACCGGCAGCGACACGATTCCATCGTAAAATCCATCGAAAACCCGCAGATGGAATATTACCGGCTCGGTTTGCTGATGCACTACCTGAAAACCAAGCTACAGCCGGTGCTCGACGAGCAAAACCTCAGCGAACAAATCCGATATTACCTGTATTCCCAGATACTCGTCCGCTCGGGCGGGCTCATCTACGACAGGGACGACAAATTGATATTCAACCCCTTTGTTGGCGTTACACCGGGGTCGAAAGTAATTGTCTACAGCTCGGGATCCTTCGGGCAACACGTCCTGACCACCAATAAGAGAAACCGGTTTTTCAATATCGTCCGTTGGATCGATATCGATTACCACGAATTGCACGTGGATGAAATCTACGTAAGTCCGATCAGCGCCTTTGAGAATGACGCCTTCGACCATCTGATCATCGCCACCATCAATCCGTCGAATTACCGGGCCATCAAGCGCGAGCTGAGCCTGATGGGCGTGGACGAAAAGCGCATCGTACGGATCAACACGGATGAAGAGGAAGTCAGCGGCCTGCTGGCGGAATTGGGTTTTGACAAAGACTTTAAATTCCGGGGAAACTAA